One Sander vitreus isolate 19-12246 chromosome 22, sanVit1, whole genome shotgun sequence DNA segment encodes these proteins:
- the pde7a gene encoding high affinity 3',5'-cyclic-AMP phosphodiesterase 7A isoform X2, with protein sequence MEVCYQLPVLPLDRPVPKHVLSRRGAISFSSSSSLFGAPDPRQLSQRRGAISYDSSDQTALYIRMLDVRVRSQVGFEPERRSSHPYLYIDFRTLHTRLDYGSTSASSAPERRVHRLLSFQRYLHSSRLLRGVPQQIPLHILDEDYTGQARCMLEKVGNWNFDIFLFDRLTNGNSLITLTFHLLNQYGLVELFQLDMVKLWRFLVMVQEDYHSDNPYHNAIHAADVTQAMYCYMREPMLAKSLTSCDILLGLLAAATHDLDHPGVNQPFLIKTDHYLATLYRNTSVLENHHWKSAVGLLRETGLFSHLPAEDSLNMERELGSLILATDISRQNEYLSRFRRHLDQENLCLSNGSHRHFILQMALKCADICNPCRPWELSKQWSEKVTEEFFQQGDIEKKHKLEVSPLCDRGINTVGNIQIGFMTYVAEPLFAEWARFSDTRLSQTMLGHMGLNKASWGSLQQEQTSVSEEAEPSSAGTDTEDAATAARRNSNTATAAGGTSSKEIPQGSRES encoded by the exons ATGGAAGTATgttatcagctgccggttttgcCTCTAGACAGGCCGGTTCCCAAGCATGTCCTCAGCCGGAGGGGAGCCATTAGTTTCAGCTCCAGCTCTTCTCTCTTCGGAGCTCCTGATCCGAGACAGCTGTCACag aGACGAGGAGCCATTTCCTACGACAGCTCAGACCAGACAGCACTGTACATTCGCATGCTAG ATGTGAGAGTGAGAAgtcaggttggatttgaaccggAACGAAGAAGCTCCCACCCATACCTGTACATCGACTTCCGTACTCTTCACA cacGGCTGGACTATGGGTCCACGTCAGCGAGCTCTGCTCCTGAACGGAGGGTCCACAGACTGCTCAGCTTCCAGAGGTACCTGCACTCATCCCGTCTGCTGCGGGGAGTCCCCCAGCAGATCCCCCTCCACATCCTGGATGAGGACTACACTGGACAGGCCAGA TGCATGCTGGAAAAAGTGGGGAACTGGaattttgacattttcctcTTCGATAGGTTGACAAACG GAAACAGCCTGATCACCCTGACCTTTCACCTGCTGAACCAGTATGGCTTGGTGGAGCTCTTCCAGCTGGACATGGTCAAACTCTGGAGGTTCCTGGTCATGGTCCAGGAGGACTACCACAGCGACAACCCCTACCACAATGCTATCCACGCTGCAGATGTCACACAGGCCATGTACTGCTACATGCGGGAACCCATG CTTGCCAAGTCTCTGACATCCTGTGACATCCTACTGGGACTTCTCGCAGCTGCCACACATGACCTGGACCATCCTGGAGTCAACCAGCCTTTCCTCATCAAGACTGACCACTATCTAGCTACACTCTATAGG AATACCTCAGTTCTGGAAAACCACCACTGGAAATCAGCAGTGGGCCTGCTCAGAGAGACTGGGCTGTTCTCCCATCTGCCTGCTGAGGACAG CCTGAACATGGAGAGGGAGTTGGGCTCCTTAATCTTAGCCACCGACATCAGCAGACAGAATGAGTACCTGTCCAGGTTTCGCAGGCACCTGGACCAGGAGAACCTGTGCTTGAGCAACGGCAGCCACCGTCACTTCATCCTGCAG ATGGCTCTGAAGTGTGCGGACATCTGTAACCCCTGCAGACCCTGGGAGCTGAGCAAACAGTGGAGTGAGAAAGTGACCGAGGAGTTCTTCCAACAAG GAGACATTGAGAAGAAGCACAAACTTGAAGTCAGCCCACTTTGTGACAGAGGGATCAACACAGTTGGTAACATTCAAATTG GCTTCATGACATACGTGGCGGAGCCGCTGTTCGCAGAGTGGGCCCGTTTTTCCGACACACGTCTGTCCCAGACCATGCTGGGCCACATGGGGCTGAACAAGGCCAGCTGGGGCAGCCTACAGCAGGAACAAACCTCCGTCTCCGAGGAGGCGGAGCCCAGCTCAGCCGGCACCGACACAGAAGACGCCGCCACCGCCGCTAGAAGAAACAGCAACACCGCTACAGCCGCAGGAGGAACCAGCTCCAAAGAAATACCTCAGGGAAGCAGAGAATCCTGA
- the pde7a gene encoding high affinity 3',5'-cyclic-AMP phosphodiesterase 7A isoform X3, whose product MEVCYQLPVLPLDRPVPKHVLSRRGAISFSSSSSLFGAPDPRQLSQRRGAISYDSSDQTALYIRMLARLDYGSTSASSAPERRVHRLLSFQRYLHSSRLLRGVPQQIPLHILDEDYTGQARCMLEKVGNWNFDIFLFDRLTNGNSLITLTFHLLNQYGLVELFQLDMVKLWRFLVMVQEDYHSDNPYHNAIHAADVTQAMYCYMREPMLAKSLTSCDILLGLLAAATHDLDHPGVNQPFLIKTDHYLATLYRNTSVLENHHWKSAVGLLRETGLFSHLPAEDSLNMERELGSLILATDISRQNEYLSRFRRHLDQENLCLSNGSHRHFILQMALKCADICNPCRPWELSKQWSEKVTEEFFQQGDIEKKHKLEVSPLCDRGINTVGNIQIGFMTYVAEPLFAEWARFSDTRLSQTMLGHMGLNKASWGSLQQEQTSVSEEAEPSSAGTDTEDAATAARRNSNTATAAGGTSSKEIPQGSRES is encoded by the exons ATGGAAGTATgttatcagctgccggttttgcCTCTAGACAGGCCGGTTCCCAAGCATGTCCTCAGCCGGAGGGGAGCCATTAGTTTCAGCTCCAGCTCTTCTCTCTTCGGAGCTCCTGATCCGAGACAGCTGTCACag aGACGAGGAGCCATTTCCTACGACAGCTCAGACCAGACAGCACTGTACATTCGCATGCTAG cacGGCTGGACTATGGGTCCACGTCAGCGAGCTCTGCTCCTGAACGGAGGGTCCACAGACTGCTCAGCTTCCAGAGGTACCTGCACTCATCCCGTCTGCTGCGGGGAGTCCCCCAGCAGATCCCCCTCCACATCCTGGATGAGGACTACACTGGACAGGCCAGA TGCATGCTGGAAAAAGTGGGGAACTGGaattttgacattttcctcTTCGATAGGTTGACAAACG GAAACAGCCTGATCACCCTGACCTTTCACCTGCTGAACCAGTATGGCTTGGTGGAGCTCTTCCAGCTGGACATGGTCAAACTCTGGAGGTTCCTGGTCATGGTCCAGGAGGACTACCACAGCGACAACCCCTACCACAATGCTATCCACGCTGCAGATGTCACACAGGCCATGTACTGCTACATGCGGGAACCCATG CTTGCCAAGTCTCTGACATCCTGTGACATCCTACTGGGACTTCTCGCAGCTGCCACACATGACCTGGACCATCCTGGAGTCAACCAGCCTTTCCTCATCAAGACTGACCACTATCTAGCTACACTCTATAGG AATACCTCAGTTCTGGAAAACCACCACTGGAAATCAGCAGTGGGCCTGCTCAGAGAGACTGGGCTGTTCTCCCATCTGCCTGCTGAGGACAG CCTGAACATGGAGAGGGAGTTGGGCTCCTTAATCTTAGCCACCGACATCAGCAGACAGAATGAGTACCTGTCCAGGTTTCGCAGGCACCTGGACCAGGAGAACCTGTGCTTGAGCAACGGCAGCCACCGTCACTTCATCCTGCAG ATGGCTCTGAAGTGTGCGGACATCTGTAACCCCTGCAGACCCTGGGAGCTGAGCAAACAGTGGAGTGAGAAAGTGACCGAGGAGTTCTTCCAACAAG GAGACATTGAGAAGAAGCACAAACTTGAAGTCAGCCCACTTTGTGACAGAGGGATCAACACAGTTGGTAACATTCAAATTG GCTTCATGACATACGTGGCGGAGCCGCTGTTCGCAGAGTGGGCCCGTTTTTCCGACACACGTCTGTCCCAGACCATGCTGGGCCACATGGGGCTGAACAAGGCCAGCTGGGGCAGCCTACAGCAGGAACAAACCTCCGTCTCCGAGGAGGCGGAGCCCAGCTCAGCCGGCACCGACACAGAAGACGCCGCCACCGCCGCTAGAAGAAACAGCAACACCGCTACAGCCGCAGGAGGAACCAGCTCCAAAGAAATACCTCAGGGAAGCAGAGAATCCTGA
- the pde7a gene encoding high affinity 3',5'-cyclic-AMP phosphodiesterase 7A isoform X1, translating into MEVCYQLPVLPLDRPVPKHVLSRRGAISFSSSSSLFGAPDPRQLSQRRGAISYDSSDQTALYIRMLGDVRVRSQVGFEPERRSSHPYLYIDFRTLHTRLDYGSTSASSAPERRVHRLLSFQRYLHSSRLLRGVPQQIPLHILDEDYTGQARCMLEKVGNWNFDIFLFDRLTNGNSLITLTFHLLNQYGLVELFQLDMVKLWRFLVMVQEDYHSDNPYHNAIHAADVTQAMYCYMREPMLAKSLTSCDILLGLLAAATHDLDHPGVNQPFLIKTDHYLATLYRNTSVLENHHWKSAVGLLRETGLFSHLPAEDSLNMERELGSLILATDISRQNEYLSRFRRHLDQENLCLSNGSHRHFILQMALKCADICNPCRPWELSKQWSEKVTEEFFQQGDIEKKHKLEVSPLCDRGINTVGNIQIGFMTYVAEPLFAEWARFSDTRLSQTMLGHMGLNKASWGSLQQEQTSVSEEAEPSSAGTDTEDAATAARRNSNTATAAGGTSSKEIPQGSRES; encoded by the exons ATGGAAGTATgttatcagctgccggttttgcCTCTAGACAGGCCGGTTCCCAAGCATGTCCTCAGCCGGAGGGGAGCCATTAGTTTCAGCTCCAGCTCTTCTCTCTTCGGAGCTCCTGATCCGAGACAGCTGTCACag aGACGAGGAGCCATTTCCTACGACAGCTCAGACCAGACAGCACTGTACATTCGCATGCTAG GAGATGTGAGAGTGAGAAgtcaggttggatttgaaccggAACGAAGAAGCTCCCACCCATACCTGTACATCGACTTCCGTACTCTTCACA cacGGCTGGACTATGGGTCCACGTCAGCGAGCTCTGCTCCTGAACGGAGGGTCCACAGACTGCTCAGCTTCCAGAGGTACCTGCACTCATCCCGTCTGCTGCGGGGAGTCCCCCAGCAGATCCCCCTCCACATCCTGGATGAGGACTACACTGGACAGGCCAGA TGCATGCTGGAAAAAGTGGGGAACTGGaattttgacattttcctcTTCGATAGGTTGACAAACG GAAACAGCCTGATCACCCTGACCTTTCACCTGCTGAACCAGTATGGCTTGGTGGAGCTCTTCCAGCTGGACATGGTCAAACTCTGGAGGTTCCTGGTCATGGTCCAGGAGGACTACCACAGCGACAACCCCTACCACAATGCTATCCACGCTGCAGATGTCACACAGGCCATGTACTGCTACATGCGGGAACCCATG CTTGCCAAGTCTCTGACATCCTGTGACATCCTACTGGGACTTCTCGCAGCTGCCACACATGACCTGGACCATCCTGGAGTCAACCAGCCTTTCCTCATCAAGACTGACCACTATCTAGCTACACTCTATAGG AATACCTCAGTTCTGGAAAACCACCACTGGAAATCAGCAGTGGGCCTGCTCAGAGAGACTGGGCTGTTCTCCCATCTGCCTGCTGAGGACAG CCTGAACATGGAGAGGGAGTTGGGCTCCTTAATCTTAGCCACCGACATCAGCAGACAGAATGAGTACCTGTCCAGGTTTCGCAGGCACCTGGACCAGGAGAACCTGTGCTTGAGCAACGGCAGCCACCGTCACTTCATCCTGCAG ATGGCTCTGAAGTGTGCGGACATCTGTAACCCCTGCAGACCCTGGGAGCTGAGCAAACAGTGGAGTGAGAAAGTGACCGAGGAGTTCTTCCAACAAG GAGACATTGAGAAGAAGCACAAACTTGAAGTCAGCCCACTTTGTGACAGAGGGATCAACACAGTTGGTAACATTCAAATTG GCTTCATGACATACGTGGCGGAGCCGCTGTTCGCAGAGTGGGCCCGTTTTTCCGACACACGTCTGTCCCAGACCATGCTGGGCCACATGGGGCTGAACAAGGCCAGCTGGGGCAGCCTACAGCAGGAACAAACCTCCGTCTCCGAGGAGGCGGAGCCCAGCTCAGCCGGCACCGACACAGAAGACGCCGCCACCGCCGCTAGAAGAAACAGCAACACCGCTACAGCCGCAGGAGGAACCAGCTCCAAAGAAATACCTCAGGGAAGCAGAGAATCCTGA
- the mtfr1 gene encoding mitochondrial fission regulator 1 — MNKDYARIEMDLAFGSAKPYGSSRSIVRRIASSLPFNPCPRVHFQLYPYNEDAGVLIGSRRQNGLVASLADVAWIDRDEEDDEDSFGRSAIPPGFVFRARQPHPQRKPLTRQRSLPSLHEGTPDPQGPTISNNETTRKISALETELAKLRAQIAQLVLAQEKTTQPAATTGTPPPPPCGTLPPPPPPPPPPPPPPPPLPPPPSSLQRTFSAIDLIKERRGKKTDSQAVLDSRPAEIPSMLDVLKDMSKVKLRSVKSRPGESEAKVKSSEPADAAALIAEALKRKFAHRYRHDSEQADKEEFKLPVSEVKPQTETPLFGQHMLKSTGKRKLL; from the exons ATGAATAAAGACTATGCACGAATCGAAATGGACCTG GCTTTTGGATCAGCCAAGCCCTATGGGTCCTCGAGAAGTATTGTGAGGAGAATAGCTTCTAGTCTTCCTTTTAACCCCTGCCCCAGGGTTCATTTTCAG CTTTATCCGTACAATGAGGATGCTGGTGTCCTGATTGGCAGCAGGAGGCAGAATGGTTTGGTGGCCTCTCTGGCTGATGTCGCCTGGATCGACAGGGATGAGGAGGATGACGAAGACTCCTTTGGCAG GTCAGCGATCCCCCCTGGATTCGTGTTTCGAGCCCGCCAGCCTCATCCTCAGAGAAAACCCTTAACCCGCCAGAGGTCACTACCAAGCCTGCATGAGGGGACGCCAGACCCGCAAGGGCCAACAATCAGCAACAATGAGACCACTCGGAAGATCAGTGCACTGGAGACAGAACTTGCCAAACTCAGAGCTCAGATAGCACAACTCGTATTGGCTCAGGAAAAGACCACACAGCCAG CTGCTACCACGGGGacccctccccctccacccTGTGGCACCctgcctccccctcctcctccaccacctcctcctccaccaccaccaccaccactgccACCGCCACCCTCAAGTCTCCAGCGGAcattttctgccattgacttgATAAAGGAGCGCAGAGGGAAGAAGACGGACAGCCAGGCAGTTTTGGATTCAAGGCCAGCAGAAATCCCCAGCATGCTTGATGTCCTGAAAGACATGAGCAAAGTCAAGTTGCGATCAGTCAAAAG TCGTCCAGGGGAAAGTGAAGCCAAAGTGAAGTCCAGCGAGCCTGCAGATGCTGCAGCTCTCATCGCCGAGGCCCTGAAACGCAAGTTTGCCCATCGCTATCGACACGACAGTGAACAAGCAGACAAAGAGGAGTTTAAACTTCCCGTTTCAGAAGTAAAACCTCAAACCGAAACCCCTTTG TTTGGGCAGCACATGTTGAAATCAACTGGAAAAAGGAAGTTGCTCTGA